A genomic window from Flavobacterium hankyongi includes:
- a CDS encoding T9SS type A sorting domain-containing protein, translating into MSQNYTYKKLLFGFLLFFSIQIYSQDILWEKSYGGKHAEYLFDAIPTPDYGFILAGSSISNKNGNKSDNNKGDLDYWVWKMDERGGLDWQKSFGGSGTDLLQSITLTNDGGFILAGASTSNKSEDKKNDSNGDSDFWIIKLDAKGGIMWQKTIGGAGQEKLQSIACTKDGGYIIGGSSSSDKNTFSKEGNSLYQKSENSRGNLDYWVVKLSANGTPEWQKTIGGKYFDELKSIEQTIDGGYILGGYSNSPISGDKTADNFGLGDYWIVKLDETGNISWQKTIGGDKDDNLFTLIQTKDKGFLLGGNSNSNATNSKKKGNGKGTDFWVVKLDESGEILWQETYDYGKTDVLTSIVENEDHTFLIGGYAQSEASRTSASKNGITGKFTQTSDKEGINDYIALKIKDNGEEIWTQTVGSKGDEVMNKLLETRDGGYLLAGTSKGEQSRDKASSIGGNDFWVVKLKDKAKKEKTKVAIEAYPNPAESFTNTLVNYDYSDGWATLYDLNGRQLQKIELHGEHTIPIQLHNLPQGIYIVNIKTNNGENSLKIIKK; encoded by the coding sequence ATGTCCCAAAATTACACTTACAAAAAGCTACTTTTTGGTTTTTTACTATTCTTTTCAATTCAAATATATTCTCAAGACATTCTTTGGGAAAAATCATATGGAGGAAAACACGCCGAATATCTTTTTGATGCTATCCCAACACCTGATTATGGTTTTATACTTGCTGGAAGCTCAATTTCCAATAAAAATGGTAACAAATCTGACAATAATAAAGGAGATTTAGATTATTGGGTTTGGAAAATGGATGAAAGAGGTGGACTAGACTGGCAAAAAAGTTTTGGTGGTTCTGGCACCGATTTACTTCAAAGTATAACACTAACCAACGATGGTGGGTTTATTTTAGCAGGTGCTTCTACTTCTAATAAATCTGAAGATAAAAAAAATGACAGTAATGGTGATTCTGATTTTTGGATCATAAAACTTGATGCTAAAGGTGGCATAATGTGGCAAAAAACAATTGGCGGTGCAGGTCAAGAAAAATTACAAAGTATAGCTTGCACAAAAGATGGCGGCTATATTATTGGTGGTTCGTCTAGTTCAGACAAAAATACTTTTAGCAAAGAAGGAAACTCTCTTTATCAAAAATCTGAAAATAGTAGAGGAAATTTAGATTACTGGGTAGTTAAACTTAGTGCAAATGGAACTCCTGAATGGCAAAAAACTATAGGAGGGAAATATTTTGATGAACTTAAAAGCATAGAGCAAACTATCGACGGTGGCTATATTTTAGGAGGTTATTCTAATTCTCCAATATCAGGAGACAAAACTGCTGACAATTTTGGTCTTGGAGATTACTGGATTGTAAAATTAGACGAAACTGGCAATATCAGTTGGCAAAAAACTATTGGTGGTGATAAAGATGATAACTTATTTACTTTAATTCAAACCAAAGACAAAGGCTTTCTTTTAGGAGGAAATTCAAACTCAAACGCTACAAACTCTAAAAAGAAAGGAAACGGAAAAGGAACTGATTTTTGGGTGGTTAAACTTGATGAGAGTGGAGAAATTTTATGGCAAGAAACCTATGATTATGGTAAAACCGATGTATTGACTTCGATTGTAGAAAACGAGGATCATACATTTCTTATAGGTGGGTATGCACAAAGTGAGGCTTCGAGAACCTCAGCCTCCAAAAATGGAATAACCGGAAAATTTACTCAGACATCAGACAAAGAAGGCATAAACGATTATATTGCTTTAAAGATAAAAGATAATGGTGAAGAGATCTGGACTCAAACTGTGGGCAGTAAAGGAGATGAAGTGATGAATAAACTCTTAGAAACCAGAGATGGAGGTTATTTACTGGCAGGAACTTCTAAAGGAGAACAATCAAGAGATAAAGCAAGTTCTATAGGTGGAAACGATTTTTGGGTAGTGAAACTAAAAGACAAAGCCAAAAAAGAAAAAACAAAAGTAGCTATAGAAGCATACCCTAACCCTGCCGAGAGTTTTACCAATACTCTTGTAAACTACGATTATAGTGACGGTTGGGCCACTTTATACGACCTAAACGGACGACAATTACAAAAAATAGAACTTCATGGTGAACACACCATCCCTATTCAATTACACAACCTTCCTCAAGGAATTTACATCGTAAACATTAAAACAAACAACGGAGAGAACTCTCTGAAAATTATTAAAAAATAG
- a CDS encoding LysM peptidoglycan-binding domain-containing protein — protein MKQFLLLFLGMSQLVLAQQEKSFKHKVAANETVAQIAKKYNVSEREIVELNPGSERGLQENTTLIIPNPQSISYLLKKNDVSSVNYTKHEVQPKETLYSISKQHNISVEDIQMANESVLREGLKIGQTLNIPDKKIAVAEKKESLLNGNLHEVLPKETLFSIARLYNVSVKDLDELNTDLLKEGLKIGQKIAIPNKKKTINGQARIINNETIFHVVQSKETKYSISKKYGITIEQLELQNPEIINGLVEGNKLAINKSMLKAKNENEELMIALAEKQAITEKSKAQNAKIEDLEDRLTVQKELNKKMITLNRLNINLNAIDETKTGSVEKLRLILDANKKIQDVLVWKLDSLATTMAQDLAQLKEKDIETLEESKKLEKESYKNIGETNKLIIQLKRDLAENRKIFTGVMQKVQRLTVQENQEYKKKVRENLSDRDIASIDEMNKLNLGQTINERRNEALFAKIENIDAEKKTELKRKISKASFYSSEAREYDDKLALVKLQRHQKTISENQKDVASTNEKMPESTEVRKKLNDNVIDVERPTRIEIVRNLKEQENGFYLVADIFEDAKLRDEFAVKLSDSGEMQTSFFYNVNNFSYYVYVKKYETSDEAIYAYNQKINKPNFDKLFIVHIQNEQ, from the coding sequence ATGAAACAATTTTTACTCCTTTTTTTAGGAATGAGTCAGCTTGTACTTGCCCAACAAGAAAAGTCATTTAAACATAAAGTTGCTGCAAATGAAACTGTAGCTCAAATCGCAAAAAAATATAATGTTTCTGAAAGAGAAATTGTAGAACTCAACCCTGGTTCAGAACGTGGTCTTCAGGAAAATACGACTCTTATTATCCCCAATCCCCAATCTATTTCTTATTTATTAAAGAAGAATGACGTGTCTTCTGTGAATTATACAAAGCACGAAGTACAACCAAAAGAGACATTGTATAGCATTTCTAAACAGCATAATATCTCAGTAGAAGATATTCAAATGGCTAATGAATCGGTTTTAAGAGAAGGACTTAAAATTGGTCAAACACTTAATATTCCAGATAAAAAGATTGCAGTTGCTGAAAAAAAAGAATCATTGTTAAATGGTAATTTACATGAAGTTCTGCCAAAAGAAACCTTATTTAGCATTGCTCGTTTATACAATGTTTCGGTAAAAGATTTAGACGAATTAAATACTGATCTTTTAAAAGAAGGACTAAAAATTGGTCAAAAAATAGCTATTCCTAATAAAAAGAAAACCATAAATGGTCAGGCACGTATCATTAACAATGAGACTATTTTTCATGTAGTGCAGTCAAAAGAGACAAAGTATTCTATTTCTAAAAAATATGGCATAACTATTGAACAGTTAGAATTGCAAAACCCTGAAATTATTAATGGTTTAGTGGAAGGAAATAAATTAGCAATTAATAAATCAATGTTGAAGGCTAAGAATGAAAATGAAGAGTTGATGATTGCTTTGGCTGAAAAACAAGCGATTACTGAAAAATCAAAAGCTCAAAATGCAAAAATTGAAGATCTGGAAGATAGATTGACAGTACAGAAAGAGTTGAATAAAAAAATGATTACCCTTAACAGGTTAAACATTAATTTAAATGCTATTGATGAAACTAAAACAGGTTCTGTAGAGAAATTGAGATTAATTTTAGATGCCAATAAAAAAATACAAGATGTATTGGTTTGGAAATTAGATTCATTAGCAACTACAATGGCACAGGATTTGGCTCAATTAAAAGAGAAAGATATAGAAACCCTTGAAGAGTCTAAAAAATTAGAAAAAGAATCGTATAAAAACATTGGGGAGACCAATAAGTTAATCATTCAATTAAAAAGAGATTTAGCAGAAAATAGAAAGATTTTTACTGGAGTAATGCAAAAAGTACAGCGCTTAACAGTTCAGGAAAATCAAGAATATAAAAAGAAAGTTAGAGAAAATTTATCTGATAGAGATATAGCGTCAATTGATGAAATGAATAAATTAAATTTAGGTCAGACAATCAATGAGAGAAGAAATGAGGCTTTGTTTGCAAAAATTGAAAATATCGATGCCGAAAAGAAAACAGAGTTAAAAAGAAAAATTTCTAAAGCCTCTTTTTATAGCTCTGAAGCTCGTGAATATGATGATAAGTTGGCATTGGTAAAACTTCAGCGTCATCAAAAAACGATTAGTGAAAATCAAAAAGATGTGGCTTCTACAAATGAAAAAATGCCAGAATCAACGGAGGTTAGAAAGAAACTAAACGATAATGTTATTGATGTAGAAAGACCAACTAGAATTGAGATTGTTAGAAACTTGAAAGAACAAGAAAACGGATTTTATTTAGTAGCTGATATTTTCGAAGATGCAAAGCTACGTGATGAGTTTGCCGTAAAGCTTTCAGATTCAGGTGAAATGCAGACAAGCTTTTTCTATAACGTGAATAATTTTTCTTACTATGTTTATGTGAAAAAGTATGAAACATCAGATGAAGCGATATATGCTTACAATCAAAAGATAAATAAACCAAATTTTGATAAATTATTTATTGTACATATCCAAAATGAGCAATAA
- a CDS encoding LysM peptidoglycan-binding domain-containing protein codes for MKSLVKVLILLGFTTVFGQNLIKHKVSKGETITKIAQKYSVTPNDIYKVNPDASKGVEENTILLIPNKSNVTPKAVAENKPKLNLKKHEVKPKETLYGIANSYGITIQELEKANAEALKEGLKIGLVLNIPVKSNTTKPEVKTNVADTKKTILHEVKPKETKYGIAKEYGISVEELEKKNPEIKDGLQIGFQLVIKGERPKQQVSQPIVTKEVKEDTPKTQTSIPVVDKVLSTNEYTVKPKETLYSLSTQFGVSQEKLIELNPELKDGLKDGMIIKVPAKAIVAVTPNRQNSDLSKTVKKGQNKKLAMLLPFNIAKLDQDTINSTKSRLKKDKFLNMTLDFYAGALMAIDSAKTLGINVDISIFDSNETKSTSDVSGLIQNKNLKTMDAIIGPFYQNNVEKAASLLTDVPVISPLSKDYDKKFPNLIQATPTNEDVKLAMFNFMREKGGNIIAVVDPKKMSSKQYISENHKDVLFATVSDAGVLDVASLKSFLVKDKMNYVILETEKTNLILSTTTALLASLKDFQINLVILGENDALDFDEIQMNRLTKLKMHYPSMVRVNDSDAATDFESVFKKKNKILPNQFATRGFDVTFDVLMRLSQEKSLIETFNDASTEQVESKFNYVQNPDGGYMNKGVYILYYDTDLTVKQEN; via the coding sequence ATGAAGAGTTTAGTTAAAGTTTTAATTCTATTAGGTTTTACAACTGTATTCGGACAAAATTTAATAAAGCATAAAGTTTCTAAAGGCGAAACCATTACTAAAATTGCCCAAAAATACAGTGTTACGCCTAATGATATTTATAAAGTAAATCCAGATGCTTCAAAAGGAGTAGAGGAAAATACAATCCTGCTTATCCCTAATAAATCAAATGTGACTCCAAAAGCGGTTGCAGAGAATAAGCCTAAACTTAACTTAAAAAAACATGAGGTTAAGCCAAAGGAAACGTTGTATGGAATAGCAAATAGTTATGGTATAACAATTCAGGAATTAGAAAAAGCTAATGCTGAAGCCTTAAAAGAAGGGCTTAAAATAGGCTTGGTCTTAAATATTCCAGTAAAATCAAATACTACTAAGCCAGAAGTGAAAACTAATGTGGCAGATACCAAGAAAACAATTCTACATGAGGTTAAACCTAAAGAAACAAAATATGGAATTGCAAAAGAGTATGGTATTTCTGTCGAAGAATTAGAAAAGAAAAACCCTGAAATTAAGGACGGATTGCAAATTGGTTTTCAGTTAGTAATTAAAGGAGAAAGACCAAAACAACAAGTATCTCAGCCAATTGTTACAAAAGAAGTTAAAGAAGACACACCAAAAACTCAAACCTCAATCCCTGTAGTTGATAAAGTTTTAAGTACTAATGAATACACTGTTAAGCCAAAGGAAACATTGTATAGTTTGTCAACTCAATTTGGTGTTTCTCAAGAAAAACTTATCGAGCTTAATCCTGAATTAAAAGATGGACTAAAAGACGGAATGATCATCAAAGTGCCTGCAAAAGCTATTGTTGCAGTAACACCAAATCGCCAAAATAGCGACTTGTCTAAAACTGTAAAAAAAGGACAGAATAAAAAATTAGCGATGCTATTACCTTTTAACATTGCAAAATTAGATCAAGACACAATCAATTCTACGAAGTCAAGACTTAAAAAAGATAAATTTTTAAATATGACACTCGATTTTTATGCGGGTGCATTAATGGCGATAGATTCAGCAAAAACATTAGGAATAAATGTTGATATTTCAATTTTTGATTCAAATGAAACGAAATCTACTTCAGATGTTTCAGGATTGATTCAGAATAAAAATTTAAAAACGATGGATGCCATTATTGGTCCATTTTATCAAAATAATGTAGAAAAAGCAGCGTCATTATTGACTGATGTGCCAGTGATTTCCCCATTGTCGAAAGATTATGATAAAAAATTTCCAAACCTTATTCAAGCAACACCTACTAATGAAGATGTAAAATTGGCGATGTTTAATTTTATGCGTGAAAAAGGAGGAAACATTATTGCTGTTGTAGATCCTAAAAAAATGTCTTCAAAGCAATACATCTCTGAAAATCATAAAGATGTTTTGTTTGCAACAGTTAGTGATGCTGGTGTTCTTGATGTAGCAAGTTTAAAATCATTTTTAGTGAAAGATAAAATGAATTATGTCATTTTAGAAACTGAAAAAACGAACTTGATTTTAAGTACCACAACAGCGTTACTAGCTTCATTAAAAGATTTTCAAATTAATTTGGTAATTCTTGGAGAAAACGATGCCTTGGATTTTGATGAAATTCAAATGAACAGGTTAACTAAACTTAAAATGCATTATCCATCAATGGTTAGAGTAAATGATTCTGATGCTGCTACAGATTTCGAATCGGTTTTTAAAAAGAAAAATAAAATTCTTCCAAATCAGTTTGCTACTCGTGGTTTTGATGTTACTTTTGATGTGTTAATGCGTTTATCTCAAGAAAAGTCTTTAATTGAAACATTCAATGATGCGTCAACAGAGCAAGTAGAAAGTAAATTCAACTATGTTCAAAATCCAGATGGAGGCTATATGAACAAAGGAGTTTATATTTTATACTACGATACCGATTTAACAGTAAAACAAGAAAACTAA
- the guaA gene encoding glutamine-hydrolyzing GMP synthase, whose product MQHNVLILDFGSQYTQLIARRVRELNIFCEIFPYNHFPSDLSSYKAVILSGSPFSVRAEDAPHPDLSQIRGKMPLLAVCYGAQYLAHFSGGEVAPSNIREYGRANLSFIKEDELFFDDVNLNSQVWMSHSDTIKKMPTNGVRLASTKDVENAAYRIEGETTYAIQFHPEVYHSEDGKQMLENFLVKIAEVPQNFTPSSFVEDIVAEMKAKIGNDKVVLGLSGGVDSTVAAVLLNKAIGKNLYCIFVNNGLLRKNEFENVLKQYEGMGLNVKGVDSSERFLSELAGIDDPETKRKTIGRVFIEVFDDEAHKIEDVKFLAQGTIYPDVIESVSVKGPSATIKSHHNVGGLPDFMKLQIVEPLRMLFKDEVRRVGKTLGIDDELLGRHPFPGPGLSIRILGDITPEKVRILQEVDYIFIQGLKDHGLYDKVWQAGAILLPVNSVGVMGDERTYEKVVALRAVESTDGMTADWVHLPYDFLMKISNEIINKVKGVNRVVYDISSKPPATIEWE is encoded by the coding sequence ATGCAACACAACGTCCTTATTTTAGATTTTGGGTCTCAGTACACACAGCTGATTGCCCGTAGAGTTCGCGAGTTAAATATTTTCTGCGAAATTTTTCCTTACAATCACTTTCCAAGTGATTTATCAAGTTACAAAGCCGTGATTTTATCAGGTAGTCCTTTTTCGGTTCGTGCCGAAGATGCGCCGCATCCCGATTTATCTCAAATTCGTGGTAAAATGCCTTTATTAGCGGTTTGCTATGGAGCACAATACCTAGCACACTTTAGTGGTGGAGAAGTAGCACCTTCAAACATCCGTGAATATGGTCGTGCAAATTTATCGTTTATCAAAGAAGACGAATTGTTCTTTGATGATGTAAATTTAAACAGTCAAGTGTGGATGAGCCACAGCGATACCATTAAAAAAATGCCAACAAACGGTGTGCGTTTAGCGTCTACTAAAGATGTTGAAAATGCAGCATATCGTATCGAAGGAGAAACAACCTATGCTATTCAGTTTCATCCTGAAGTATATCACTCAGAAGATGGAAAACAAATGCTAGAAAACTTCTTAGTTAAAATCGCTGAAGTACCTCAAAACTTTACACCTAGCTCATTTGTGGAAGATATCGTTGCTGAAATGAAAGCAAAAATAGGAAACGACAAAGTAGTTTTAGGTCTTTCGGGTGGAGTAGATTCTACGGTAGCTGCAGTTTTATTAAACAAAGCGATTGGTAAAAATTTGTACTGTATTTTCGTTAATAACGGATTGCTTCGTAAAAATGAGTTCGAAAATGTTTTAAAACAATACGAAGGTATGGGATTAAACGTAAAAGGAGTAGATTCTTCTGAGCGTTTTCTTTCTGAATTAGCTGGAATTGATGATCCTGAAACAAAGCGTAAAACGATTGGTAGAGTTTTCATTGAAGTATTCGATGATGAAGCTCATAAAATAGAAGATGTCAAATTCTTGGCACAAGGAACAATCTATCCGGATGTTATCGAATCAGTTTCGGTAAAAGGACCATCTGCAACAATTAAATCACATCACAATGTAGGCGGATTGCCAGATTTTATGAAACTTCAAATTGTTGAGCCTCTTCGTATGTTGTTTAAAGATGAAGTACGTAGAGTAGGTAAAACATTAGGTATAGATGATGAGTTGTTAGGACGTCATCCTTTCCCAGGACCAGGACTTTCAATTCGTATTTTAGGAGATATCACTCCAGAAAAAGTTAGAATTCTTCAAGAAGTAGATTATATTTTTATTCAAGGATTAAAAGATCACGGGTTATACGATAAAGTATGGCAGGCAGGTGCTATTTTATTACCTGTGAATAGTGTAGGAGTAATGGGTGATGAGCGTACTTATGAAAAAGTGGTAGCCCTTCGTGCTGTAGAATCTACAGACGGTATGACTGCTGACTGGGTGCATTTACCATACGATTTCTTAATGAAAATTTCTAACGAAATTATTAATAAAGTAAAAGGGGTAAACCGCGTGGTATATGACATTAGCTCAAAACCACCAGCAACAATTGAATGGGAATAA
- a CDS encoding DUF6443 domain-containing protein produces the protein MKKLLFLLIPGFALAQSTNQNFVKTTTYRDQGATKPLHQVVYFDGLGRPIQKVDNAQSNSGKNIVTHIEYDAYGRQVKDYLPYKSDVTTLDYVTNPLTQLIPYYGNPNPSSNGNPNAEATNNPYSEKQLEASPLNRVLKQAAPGNDWAMGNGHEIKFDYQTNTDTEVKRFNVTTTWSASKALYEIAISNSENYQANQLYKTITKDENWTSGNNNTTQEFKDKEGRAVLKRTFNINTKGVEEKYDTYYVYDQYGNLTYVIPPLADDDISENNLNGLCYQYKYDYRNRLAAKKLPGKQWEYIVYDKLDRPVATGPAFAPLGTGAVGMMITQYDAFGRVTQTGWKAMSVDENSRGTWQNNINTGSNPFTLSTTDILTKKFYDNYSFSGLSVGSPYATNVKGLQTGSWVKVLDPTNPNASELSYTLYDYKYRPVVTHTTNYLGGYTKIETQLDWAGKTLSTTTRHKRLNGDIELVVKDMFEYTAQDRLSLRKQQINNGPEELIAKNTYDELGQLTSKNVGGNDVSGSQGLQSIDYKYNIRGWLTDINDVTNLYQGSSLNATDMFAFRIGYNAHNDIGSNDSQSTLLYNGNISEAYWRTSGDNTVRKYNYDYDSLNRLLGASYAKPQSSSSQDNYKEYMSYDKNGNILTLGRNGDLDSDGNVSENVIDDLEYTYHSEKKNQLMKVLDMSNSPKGFTDDSDGINDPNDDYEYDANGNLTKDENKNITQIIYNHLNLPTEIQFGSGNKIEYIYNALGQKVKKTIIDIIGRSSASIDYLTGFQYKDEVLQFFPHAEGYVNNTLILGESNYNYVFNYTDHLGNIRLSYGIDPATNTLKIIEENHYYPFGLKHTNYNSDWMKFEEIESGRIALRGGGDTGTIEIIKPIYNYKYNGKELQDELGLNVYDYGMMMYDPALGRRNNLDQLAEKMRRYSPYSYCFNNPMRFVDPDGMSPQDTTPPDWFVNNKTGAVVYVPGESKLTQATADKIGAGDAKNYDRLGGDKMFGDKVAYGMDSNILDGGAYNVENPEKFMDNQGYEKAEKVKIKETEFTSGGNMGGEERITQVNSDLKQIGESKITYVKDADMNKKTVLGKTEGSSAYSSSRSITYTIPKTVGQDNHVTAEYYSNRGTNLAAGATFVDKTIHVIKAILKSIK, from the coding sequence ATGAAGAAATTATTATTTTTATTGATTCCTGGTTTTGCTTTAGCACAAAGTACAAATCAGAATTTTGTTAAAACCACTACATACAGAGATCAAGGGGCAACAAAACCTTTACATCAAGTCGTTTATTTTGACGGTCTTGGACGACCTATTCAAAAAGTAGACAATGCCCAATCCAATTCAGGAAAAAATATTGTAACTCATATAGAATATGATGCTTATGGGAGACAAGTTAAAGACTATTTGCCTTATAAATCAGATGTCACAACATTAGATTATGTAACCAATCCACTAACGCAATTGATTCCTTATTATGGGAATCCTAACCCTTCAAGTAATGGAAACCCAAATGCTGAAGCAACAAACAATCCATACAGCGAAAAGCAACTTGAGGCCTCTCCTTTAAATCGTGTATTAAAACAAGCTGCTCCAGGTAATGATTGGGCTATGGGTAATGGACACGAAATAAAATTTGATTATCAAACCAATACTGATACTGAGGTAAAACGATTTAACGTAACAACAACATGGAGTGCATCAAAAGCATTGTATGAAATTGCTATTTCTAATTCAGAAAATTATCAAGCCAATCAGTTATACAAAACTATAACCAAAGACGAAAACTGGACATCGGGTAACAACAACACTACTCAAGAGTTTAAAGACAAAGAAGGAAGAGCAGTTTTGAAAAGAACATTCAATATCAATACTAAAGGAGTAGAAGAAAAATATGACACCTATTATGTTTATGATCAATATGGTAACTTAACTTATGTAATTCCTCCATTAGCAGATGATGATATCTCTGAAAATAATTTAAATGGTTTATGTTATCAATACAAATATGATTATCGAAATAGACTGGCCGCTAAAAAACTACCCGGAAAGCAATGGGAATACATTGTGTATGACAAACTGGATAGACCTGTGGCTACAGGGCCTGCTTTTGCACCACTAGGAACAGGAGCTGTAGGAATGATGATTACTCAATACGATGCTTTTGGGCGAGTTACACAAACTGGGTGGAAAGCTATGAGTGTTGATGAAAACTCACGTGGTACATGGCAAAATAACATTAACACTGGGAGTAATCCTTTTACACTAAGCACTACTGATATTTTAACTAAAAAATTTTATGATAACTATAGCTTTTCAGGACTATCTGTAGGTTCACCCTACGCTACAAATGTAAAGGGACTACAAACAGGAAGTTGGGTAAAAGTACTTGATCCTACTAATCCTAATGCCAGTGAATTATCATACACGTTGTATGATTACAAATATCGTCCTGTAGTTACCCACACAACTAATTATTTAGGAGGATATACTAAAATTGAAACACAATTAGACTGGGCTGGAAAAACGTTAAGCACCACTACAAGACACAAACGCCTTAATGGAGATATTGAACTCGTTGTTAAAGATATGTTTGAATATACTGCCCAAGACAGATTATCATTACGCAAACAACAAATTAACAATGGCCCTGAAGAACTTATTGCTAAAAACACCTATGATGAATTAGGGCAATTAACTTCTAAAAATGTTGGCGGAAATGATGTTTCAGGATCTCAAGGATTGCAAAGCATTGATTATAAATACAACATTAGGGGATGGCTTACAGATATTAATGATGTCACAAATTTATATCAAGGCAGTAGCCTTAATGCAACAGACATGTTTGCTTTTAGAATAGGATATAATGCTCATAATGATATAGGCTCAAATGATTCTCAGTCTACATTACTTTATAATGGTAACATTTCCGAAGCGTATTGGCGTACTAGTGGTGATAATACCGTTAGAAAATATAATTACGATTATGACTCCCTGAACCGTTTGTTAGGTGCTTCGTATGCAAAACCGCAATCTTCATCAAGTCAAGATAATTATAAAGAGTATATGTCTTATGACAAAAATGGTAATATACTTACTTTAGGACGAAACGGAGATCTGGATTCTGATGGTAATGTTAGCGAAAACGTTATTGATGATTTAGAATATACCTATCATTCAGAGAAAAAAAACCAACTGATGAAAGTTTTGGATATGAGTAACAGCCCAAAAGGCTTTACAGATGATTCTGACGGTATAAATGATCCTAATGATGATTATGAGTACGATGCTAACGGAAATCTAACTAAAGATGAGAATAAAAATATTACACAAATAATCTATAACCACTTAAACTTACCTACTGAAATTCAATTTGGCTCAGGAAACAAAATCGAGTATATTTACAATGCTCTAGGTCAGAAAGTTAAAAAAACTATTATTGATATAATTGGTAGAAGTAGTGCTTCAATAGATTATTTAACAGGATTCCAGTACAAAGATGAGGTATTGCAGTTTTTCCCTCATGCCGAAGGATATGTAAATAATACTTTAATATTGGGTGAAAGTAATTACAATTATGTATTTAACTATACAGACCATTTAGGTAACATCCGTTTAAGTTATGGTATTGACCCAGCGACAAATACTCTTAAAATTATTGAAGAAAACCATTACTATCCTTTTGGTCTAAAACACACTAATTACAATAGTGATTGGATGAAGTTTGAAGAAATAGAATCTGGAAGAATTGCTTTAAGAGGTGGTGGTGATACTGGAACAATAGAAATAATTAAACCTATTTATAATTATAAGTATAACGGAAAAGAGCTGCAAGACGAATTAGGGCTTAATGTTTATGACTATGGGATGATGATGTATGACCCTGCTTTGGGTAGAAGAAATAATCTTGACCAGCTAGCAGAGAAAATGAGACGATACAGTCCTTACAGTTATTGCTTTAACAATCCAATGAGGTTTGTTGACCCTGACGGAATGTCTCCACAGGATACAACCCCACCAGATTGGTTTGTCAATAATAAAACTGGAGCTGTCGTATATGTTCCTGGCGAATCTAAACTTACTCAAGCAACAGCTGATAAAATTGGGGCTGGAGATGCTAAAAATTATGACAGATTAGGCGGAGATAAAATGTTTGGCGATAAGGTTGCTTATGGTATGGATAGCAATATTTTAGATGGTGGTGCCTATAATGTTGAAAATCCTGAAAAATTTATGGATAATCAAGGATATGAAAAGGCAGAAAAAGTTAAAATTAAGGAAACTGAGTTCACAAGCGGTGGTAATATGGGTGGTGAAGAAAGAATAACACAGGTTAATTCTGATTTAAAACAAATAGGTGAATCAAAGATAACTTATGTTAAAGATGCTGATATGAATAAAAAAACAGTATTGGGTAAAACTGAAGGCTCTAGTGCATACTCTTCTTCAAGAAGTATAACATATACCATACCTAAAACCGTAGGACAAGACAACCATGTAACAGCAGAGTATTATAGTAATAGAGGAACTAATTTAGCTGCGGGAGCAACATTCGTTGACAAAACAATTCACGTTATAAAAGCAATTTTAAAATCAATAAAATAA
- a CDS encoding OsmC family protein: MATSKVTYLGDLRTSSIHISSGSEIISDAPVDNNGKGEAFSPTDTVANALASCMFTVMGIKAREMDVDFSGSTAEVTKVMATDPRRISEIHITFNMNLEVDEKTKTILERTGMTCPVNYSLHPDIKKVIVFNWK; the protein is encoded by the coding sequence ATGGCAACTTCAAAAGTGACATATCTAGGCGATTTACGTACGTCTTCAATTCATATTAGTTCAGGATCTGAAATTATTTCTGATGCACCAGTAGATAATAACGGAAAAGGTGAAGCCTTCTCACCAACTGATACTGTGGCAAATGCTTTGGCGTCTTGTATGTTTACCGTTATGGGAATTAAGGCTCGTGAAATGGATGTCGATTTTTCAGGTTCTACTGCTGAGGTTACAAAAGTAATGGCTACAGATCCAAGAAGAATTTCAGAAATTCATATCACTTTCAATATGAATCTAGAAGTTGATGAAAAAACAAAAACTATCTTAGAACGTACCGGAATGACTTGTCCCGTGAATTATAGCTTGCATCCAGATATTAAAAAGGTGATTGTTTTTAATTGGAAGTAA